In Polaribacter sp. Hel_I_88, the following proteins share a genomic window:
- the gldN gene encoding gliding motility protein GldN — protein sequence MYRNCFIVFFALLTSGLVNAQANILNAKSAEDIGQKNEQQLLADNDGPIPYGYVDDRDVMWSKVVWEFVDLNQKINLPYYFPIDTTNISGDRRSLFDTLVKGIRQGSIEDAYSDSFFTTKITKEEIESRLINVRTENGYSDTYRLQAEDIGGYMLKGMWYFDKRQGELKYRLLALAPMGKDVQTLGVQGVEDASLYELFWVFFPSARETLHESKVFNAMNASHPISYDHLLNARRFSSVIVREENIYGNRAIEDYVRGNSLFQLLEADKIKEDIRNREIDMWNY from the coding sequence ATGTATAGAAATTGTTTCATAGTATTTTTCGCCCTTTTAACTTCAGGTTTAGTAAATGCGCAAGCAAACATTCTAAATGCAAAATCTGCTGAAGATATAGGTCAGAAAAACGAGCAACAGCTGTTGGCAGATAATGATGGCCCAATTCCTTATGGTTATGTAGATGATAGAGATGTAATGTGGTCTAAAGTTGTGTGGGAGTTTGTAGATTTAAATCAGAAAATAAATTTACCTTATTATTTTCCAATAGATACTACAAATATTTCTGGAGATAGAAGGTCTTTATTTGATACTTTGGTTAAAGGAATTAGACAAGGAAGTATTGAAGATGCCTATTCAGATTCTTTTTTTACAACTAAAATTACAAAAGAGGAAATCGAATCTCGTTTGATAAATGTTCGTACAGAAAATGGATATTCTGATACCTATAGATTACAAGCAGAAGACATTGGTGGTTACATGCTAAAAGGAATGTGGTATTTTGATAAACGTCAAGGCGAATTAAAATACAGATTATTAGCGTTAGCACCAATGGGTAAAGATGTGCAAACTTTAGGAGTTCAAGGAGTAGAAGATGCAAGTTTGTATGAGCTTTTCTGGGTTTTCTTTCCATCTGCAAGAGAAACTTTACACGAATCTAAAGTATTTAATGCCATGAATGCATCTCATCCAATTTCTTATGATCACTTGTTAAATGCACGTAGATTTAGTTCAGTAATTGTAAGAGAAGAAAATATTTATGGAAACAGAGCTATCGAAGATTATGTTCGAGGTAATTCATTATTCCAACTTTTAGAAGCTGATAAAATTAAAGAAGACATCAGAAACAGAGAAATTGATATGTGGAATTACTAG
- a CDS encoding formimidoylglutamase, with the protein MNQDFLSPVKETALAHLIMHSPHCLGNRIKIHTEQDGFPDLNDVKIAIFGVEEDRNSENNFGCGDDLHFIRRKLYELFPGKWDAEIADLGTVLKGQEVSDTYFAVADIITSLLKKNIIPVIIGGGQDITYVNYRAYDSLEQTINITAVDSRFDLGGLDDELTSQSYLSKIIMQKPNNLFNYSNVGYQTYFNSQGEIQLFDSLFFDTCRLGMAKELENIEPAFRNADIVSIDIGAVRQSEAPANNNASPNGFYGEEICAISRYAGISDKVSSFGIYEYNSKYDNNHQTASLIAQMIWYFIEGVNFRVKDYPFSGKENYQKFTVLMEDDDPLVFYKSNKTGRWWIEINILSDNKYKRHALIPCTYKDYSEATKQIIPERWYKAMKKMM; encoded by the coding sequence ATGAATCAAGATTTTTTATCCCCTGTTAAAGAAACTGCGTTAGCGCATCTAATAATGCATTCTCCTCATTGTTTGGGGAATAGGATAAAAATACACACTGAACAAGATGGTTTTCCTGATTTAAATGATGTGAAAATTGCAATTTTTGGAGTAGAAGAAGACAGGAATTCTGAAAATAATTTTGGTTGTGGAGACGATTTGCATTTCATCCGAAGAAAATTATACGAACTTTTTCCTGGAAAATGGGATGCTGAAATTGCAGATTTAGGAACCGTTTTAAAAGGTCAGGAAGTTTCTGACACCTATTTTGCAGTCGCAGATATTATCACATCACTTTTAAAAAAGAATATTATTCCTGTAATTATTGGTGGTGGGCAAGACATAACCTATGTAAATTACAGAGCTTACGATTCTTTAGAACAAACCATAAATATTACTGCTGTTGATAGTCGTTTTGATTTAGGAGGTTTGGATGATGAATTAACCTCACAATCTTATTTGAGTAAGATTATCATGCAAAAACCGAACAATTTGTTTAATTATAGCAATGTTGGGTATCAAACCTATTTTAACTCTCAAGGAGAAATCCAATTGTTCGACTCTTTATTTTTTGATACTTGTAGGTTGGGAATGGCTAAGGAATTAGAAAATATAGAACCCGCTTTTAGAAATGCTGATATTGTATCGATCGATATTGGTGCAGTAAGGCAAAGTGAAGCTCCTGCTAATAATAATGCCTCTCCAAATGGTTTTTATGGTGAAGAAATTTGTGCAATTTCTAGATATGCAGGTATTAGCGATAAAGTTTCCTCTTTTGGTATTTATGAGTATAATTCTAAATATGATAACAATCATCAAACAGCAAGTTTAATTGCGCAAATGATTTGGTATTTTATTGAAGGTGTTAATTTTAGAGTAAAAGATTACCCTTTTTCTGGCAAAGAAAATTATCAAAAATTTACGGTTTTAATGGAAGATGATGATCCACTTGTTTTTTATAAAAGCAACAAAACTGGCAGATGGTGGATTGAGATTAATATTTTATCAGATAATAAATACAAAAGACATGCGTTAATACCATGTACATACAAAGATTACTCAGAAGCTACAAAGCAGATTATACCAGAAAGATGGTATAAAGCAATGAAAAAGATGATGTAA
- a CDS encoding ABC-F family ATP-binding cassette domain-containing protein, with translation MLNVHNLTVSFMGTDLFSGITFKLNKGDRIGLIGKNGAGKSTLLKVLSKDIETSGGTMAFDKDIRMGFLRQDIDFVEGRTILEEAYQAFEEIKELELQLEEINTQLTTRTDYESDSYTELIQDLTDKQERYELLGGYNYQGDTEKILQGLGFQREDFDKLTDTFSGGWRMRIELAKLLLQNNDILLLDEPTNHLDIESIIWLENFLKNYSGAIVLVSHDKMFLDNVTNRTIEISLGQIYDYKKPYSQFLLLRGEIKEKQLQAQKNQEKEIKQKQDLINKFKAKASKASMAQSLMKQLDKVELIEVDQDDNQAMNVRFAISKEPGKIIVEAENLSKSYGDKHVLEGVDLLIERNSKIAFVGQNGQGKSTLAKMMVGEIPFEGYLKLGHNVEVGYFAQNQSEYLPPEKTVLEIMEDAATDGNRMRVRDMLGSFLFGGDAVDKKAKVLSGGERNRLALCKLLLQPFNVLIMDEPTNHLDIASKTVLKEALSKFNGTLIVVSHDREFLQGLTSSVYGFKDKEIKEYLGDIDYFLEEHKMENLREAEKRTVVKVDKDTSKSEANQLSRDQEKELKKLNNRLSNIETEIADLEKEIEKLDLELAKNYDEVAARPNFFQKYKAKKAKVDSLMEEWEKVEGKVGQFS, from the coding sequence ATGTTAAACGTGCATAATTTAACAGTTTCCTTTATGGGAACTGACTTGTTTTCTGGCATCACTTTTAAATTAAATAAAGGCGATAGAATAGGATTGATTGGAAAAAATGGAGCAGGGAAATCTACGCTACTAAAAGTGTTATCAAAAGATATTGAAACGAGTGGAGGCACCATGGCTTTTGATAAAGATATACGAATGGGCTTTTTAAGACAAGATATAGATTTTGTGGAAGGAAGAACCATTTTGGAAGAAGCCTATCAAGCTTTTGAAGAAATTAAAGAATTAGAACTTCAACTTGAAGAAATAAATACGCAATTAACCACAAGAACCGATTATGAAAGCGATTCTTATACAGAGTTAATTCAAGATTTAACAGATAAACAAGAACGTTACGAACTTTTAGGAGGTTATAATTATCAAGGTGATACAGAGAAAATTTTACAAGGTTTAGGTTTTCAAAGAGAAGATTTTGACAAACTTACTGATACTTTTTCTGGAGGTTGGAGAATGCGTATTGAATTGGCAAAACTATTGTTACAAAATAATGATATTTTACTGTTAGATGAGCCAACAAACCATTTAGATATTGAATCTATAATTTGGTTAGAGAACTTTTTAAAGAACTATTCTGGAGCAATTGTATTGGTTTCTCACGATAAAATGTTTCTAGATAACGTAACCAACAGAACTATAGAAATTTCTCTTGGGCAGATTTATGATTATAAAAAACCATATTCTCAATTCTTATTATTAAGAGGAGAAATTAAGGAAAAGCAATTACAAGCACAAAAAAATCAAGAGAAAGAGATAAAGCAAAAACAAGACTTAATTAACAAATTTAAAGCCAAAGCAAGTAAAGCATCTATGGCACAATCTTTAATGAAACAGCTTGATAAAGTTGAGTTGATTGAAGTAGATCAAGATGATAACCAAGCCATGAATGTGCGTTTTGCAATTTCTAAAGAGCCAGGTAAAATTATTGTGGAAGCAGAAAATCTTTCTAAAAGTTATGGTGATAAACATGTTTTAGAAGGAGTAGATTTATTGATTGAAAGAAACTCTAAAATTGCTTTTGTTGGGCAAAATGGACAAGGAAAATCGACTTTAGCTAAAATGATGGTTGGTGAAATTCCTTTTGAAGGCTATTTAAAACTTGGGCACAATGTAGAAGTTGGTTATTTTGCACAGAATCAATCAGAATATTTACCACCAGAAAAAACGGTGTTAGAAATTATGGAAGATGCTGCAACAGATGGTAACAGAATGCGTGTTAGAGACATGTTGGGTTCTTTCCTTTTTGGTGGTGATGCAGTAGATAAAAAAGCAAAAGTACTTTCTGGTGGAGAAAGAAACAGGTTGGCATTGTGTAAATTGTTGTTACAGCCATTCAACGTTTTAATCATGGATGAGCCAACAAACCATTTAGATATTGCCTCTAAAACGGTTTTAAAAGAAGCATTAAGTAAATTTAATGGAACGTTAATTGTAGTTTCTCACGATCGTGAGTTTTTACAAGGCTTAACATCTTCTGTGTATGGTTTTAAAGACAAAGAAATCAAAGAATATTTAGGTGATATCGATTATTTCTTGGAAGAACATAAAATGGAAAATCTACGTGAAGCAGAAAAGAGAACTGTTGTAAAGGTAGATAAGGATACTTCTAAAAGTGAAGCGAATCAATTGTCTAGAGATCAAGAAAAAGAACTTAAAAAGTTAAACAACAGGCTTTCTAATATAGAAACTGAAATTGCTGATTTAGAAAAAGAAATCGAAAAATTAGATTTAGAACTAGCAAAAAACTACGATGAAGTTGCTGCAAGACCAAATTTCTTTCAAAAATACAAAGCGAAAAAAGCAAAAGTAGATTCGTTGATGGAAGAATGGGAAAAAGTAGAAGGTAAAGTTGGGCAGTTTTCTTAA
- a CDS encoding IS110 family transposase, with protein sequence MKIKQTIGIDISKLTFDVRIHSNQCYQSFENNSKGFKALVKWVEKNNPISKEQTLFVLEHTGIYSEEISLFFDINNFYFALIPGLEIKKSLGISRGKDDKVDATKIALYGYRLRDEIKPYKLPSKNIHQLKRLLTLRERLVKQNAGYKATLKEQKRIYTRKENQLLIETQEKMIKYFTKQIKNIEAEMNVIIKANEQLKKQYKLIVSIKGVGSQTALFMIVTTNGFTKFASWRKFASYCGIAPFPNTSGTSIRGRTKVSNLANKKIKSLFDMCAKSAIQNNPEMKIFYHRRLEQGKNKMSTINIIRNKLLSRIFATIKRQTPYVDVLKYAA encoded by the coding sequence ATGAAAATTAAACAAACTATTGGTATTGACATTAGCAAATTAACTTTTGATGTCCGTATTCACAGTAACCAGTGTTATCAATCATTTGAAAACAACTCAAAAGGATTTAAAGCACTTGTAAAATGGGTCGAAAAAAACAACCCAATTTCTAAAGAGCAAACTTTATTTGTTTTAGAACATACAGGTATTTATTCTGAAGAAATCTCATTATTTTTTGATATAAATAACTTTTATTTTGCACTAATTCCAGGTTTAGAAATAAAGAAATCCCTTGGTATTTCTAGAGGAAAAGATGATAAAGTAGATGCCACAAAAATAGCACTTTATGGGTATCGATTAAGAGATGAAATTAAACCTTATAAACTTCCATCAAAAAACATTCATCAACTAAAACGCTTATTAACATTAAGAGAAAGGCTAGTAAAACAAAATGCTGGTTATAAAGCAACACTTAAAGAACAAAAAAGAATTTATACTAGAAAAGAGAATCAACTTCTTATAGAAACCCAAGAGAAAATGATAAAATATTTTACCAAACAAATTAAGAATATTGAGGCTGAAATGAACGTAATAATTAAGGCTAATGAACAACTTAAAAAACAATATAAACTAATTGTGAGTATCAAAGGAGTGGGTAGTCAGACAGCTTTATTTATGATTGTAACAACAAACGGATTTACAAAGTTTGCTTCTTGGAGAAAGTTTGCTTCTTATTGTGGAATTGCACCTTTCCCTAATACCTCTGGAACAAGTATTAGAGGAAGAACTAAAGTGAGTAATCTTGCTAACAAAAAAATAAAAAGCCTCTTTGATATGTGTGCAAAATCAGCAATACAAAATAACCCAGAAATGAAAATATTTTACCATAGAAGACTCGAACAAGGAAAAAATAAAATGAGCACAATTAACATCATAAGAAATAAACTATTATCACGAATTTTTGCTACTATAAAAAGACAAACTCCTTATGTAGATGTATTAAAATATGCTGCGTAA
- a CDS encoding FAD-binding oxidoreductase has translation MKIDYIIVGLGLAGLAFAEQLIKAKKTFLVFENHSQTSSLVAGGVYNPVILKRFTPVWNAKEQLEVALPFYESLEKKLNQKFDEKFVIKKVFKSIEDQNNWFAAFDKPKVAPFLDETLDKQKYHGILEEYHYGNVKEGGRIDTELLIETYRKYLKENNWIRFEKFNHDEIKFKEDSIQYQDIEVGKIVFAEGFGVKENPFFKHLPLDEVKGETIIINAPELKIDFLLKSTVFVMPLGNGNYKIGATFNHKDKTSIPSEEGKQELVEKLQKVINVPYTIINQKAGIRPAVKDRRPLVGVHEDYQNLAVLNGLGTRGVMIAPTLAKQLYNHLEHKEKLDLDSDIKRFE, from the coding sequence ATGAAAATTGATTATATTATTGTTGGTTTAGGTTTGGCAGGTTTGGCTTTTGCAGAGCAATTGATAAAAGCTAAAAAAACGTTTCTAGTTTTTGAAAATCATTCGCAAACATCTTCCTTAGTTGCAGGTGGCGTTTACAATCCTGTAATTTTAAAAAGATTTACACCTGTTTGGAATGCCAAAGAGCAATTAGAAGTTGCTTTACCCTTTTACGAATCGTTAGAAAAAAAACTTAACCAAAAATTTGATGAAAAGTTTGTCATCAAAAAAGTATTTAAATCCATAGAAGACCAAAATAATTGGTTTGCAGCTTTTGACAAACCTAAAGTTGCTCCGTTTTTAGACGAAACTTTAGACAAACAAAAATACCATGGAATTCTAGAAGAATATCATTATGGAAATGTAAAAGAAGGAGGTAGAATCGACACAGAATTGCTAATAGAAACCTACAGAAAGTACCTAAAAGAAAATAATTGGATTCGTTTTGAGAAATTTAATCATGATGAAATAAAATTTAAAGAAGATAGTATTCAATATCAAGATATAGAAGTTGGTAAAATTGTTTTTGCAGAAGGTTTTGGTGTAAAAGAGAATCCGTTTTTTAAACACTTACCTTTAGATGAAGTAAAAGGAGAAACCATCATTATAAATGCACCTGAATTAAAGATTGATTTTTTACTAAAATCAACCGTTTTTGTAATGCCTTTAGGAAATGGAAACTATAAAATAGGTGCAACTTTTAATCATAAAGATAAAACTTCAATTCCATCAGAAGAAGGTAAACAAGAATTGGTAGAAAAATTACAAAAAGTAATTAATGTTCCTTACACAATCATCAACCAAAAAGCAGGTATAAGACCAGCAGTAAAAGATAGAAGGCCTTTGGTGGGTGTGCATGAAGATTATCAAAATTTAGCAGTTTTAAATGGCTTAGGAACTCGTGGAGTAATGATTGCACCAACATTGGCTAAACAGCTTTACAATCATTTAGAACATAAAGAAAAACTAGATTTAGACTCTGATATTAAGCGATTTGAATAA
- the gldK gene encoding gliding motility lipoprotein GldK — protein MKKAAIFALLMTVFYSCGSNDRGELVGVKNTKKWFSEKPYGMALIPGGSFTMGKQDEDLLGTMSAPTKTVTVRPYYMDETEITNKEYKEFVFWVRDSIVRTKLANQAEFAALGATDDPTGNNRTSGIQNYAYRVMDTTDSNAYQKYMYDNYYQFDTIKPLNWEEDIVWKKEEFPDVDYVEVMDSLFISREEAVDGIRTFNTKSLNYKYSWFDRDNAARKGGSRKDFVQSEVLNIYPDTTVWVKDFNYSYNDPMHQDYFYHQSYGDYPVVGVTWGQATAFCNWRTKKKNDYLRGKKGSVQVPDFRLPTEAEWEYAARGGLEFATYPWGSGGTTSDRGCFLANFKPVRGNYSVDGALYTMEAKSFNANDYGLYNMAGNVSEWTNTAYNLSSYYMASTMNPNVEDRKNKRKIVRGGSWKDVSYYLEVASRDYEYADTARSYIGFRTVQNYIGTANK, from the coding sequence ATGAAGAAAGCAGCAATATTTGCACTTTTAATGACCGTTTTTTACAGTTGTGGTTCTAATGATAGAGGAGAATTAGTGGGCGTAAAGAATACTAAAAAATGGTTTTCAGAAAAACCTTATGGAATGGCCTTAATTCCTGGTGGTTCTTTTACAATGGGTAAGCAAGATGAAGATCTTTTAGGAACCATGAGTGCTCCTACTAAGACAGTTACTGTAAGACCTTATTATATGGACGAAACCGAAATTACAAATAAAGAATATAAAGAATTTGTATTTTGGGTTAGAGACTCAATAGTTAGAACAAAACTAGCAAACCAAGCAGAATTTGCAGCTTTAGGAGCAACAGATGATCCAACAGGTAATAATCGTACTTCTGGAATACAGAATTACGCTTATAGAGTTATGGACACTACAGATTCTAATGCGTATCAAAAATATATGTATGACAATTATTATCAATTTGATACCATTAAACCTTTAAATTGGGAAGAAGATATTGTTTGGAAAAAAGAAGAATTTCCTGATGTAGATTATGTAGAAGTGATGGATTCTCTTTTTATTAGTAGAGAGGAAGCTGTAGATGGAATTAGAACTTTTAATACGAAATCTTTAAACTACAAATATTCTTGGTTTGATAGAGATAATGCTGCTAGAAAAGGGGGTAGTAGAAAAGATTTTGTACAATCGGAAGTTTTAAATATTTATCCTGATACAACAGTTTGGGTAAAAGATTTTAACTATTCTTATAACGATCCTATGCACCAAGATTATTTTTATCATCAATCTTATGGAGATTATCCTGTAGTTGGTGTAACTTGGGGACAAGCAACTGCTTTTTGTAACTGGAGAACAAAAAAGAAAAATGATTATTTAAGAGGTAAAAAAGGATCTGTACAAGTGCCAGATTTTAGATTGCCAACTGAAGCTGAATGGGAATATGCAGCTAGAGGTGGTTTAGAATTCGCAACATATCCTTGGGGTTCTGGAGGAACAACAAGCGATCGTGGTTGTTTCCTAGCAAACTTTAAACCTGTTAGAGGTAATTATTCTGTAGATGGTGCTTTATACACCATGGAAGCTAAATCTTTTAATGCAAACGATTATGGTTTGTATAATATGGCAGGTAACGTATCTGAATGGACAAATACAGCCTATAATTTATCATCTTACTACATGGCTTCTACAATGAATCCAAACGTAGAAGATAGAAAAAACAAAAGAAAAATAGTTAGAGGAGGTTCTTGGAAAGATGTTTCTTATTATTTAGAAGTAGCTTCTAGAGATTACGAATATGCAGATACTGCAAGAAGTTATATAGGTTTTAGAACCGTTCAGAATTACATTGGTACAGCAAACAAATAA
- the gldL gene encoding gliding motility protein GldL, translating to MAQSKTKKKLFNIAYNVGASIVILGALFKLNHISFGPLNGSTVLAVGLIAEAIIFFLSAFESVEDDLDWSKVYPELGEEGIIVEQKEKVGAEGMLSQKLDNLLQEAKIDSNLMASLGASMKNFQGAAEGLSAASESISSTNKYNEQVSMAAVQMESLNNLYKVQVENTTKQTELNSAVVENTERLKDQMDSLAKNLSSLNGVYGNMLSAMSSK from the coding sequence ATGGCACAGTCAAAAACTAAAAAGAAATTATTTAACATCGCTTATAATGTTGGAGCATCAATTGTAATTTTAGGAGCATTATTTAAGTTAAACCACATTAGTTTTGGGCCTTTAAATGGTTCTACAGTATTAGCAGTTGGTTTAATAGCAGAGGCAATTATTTTCTTTTTATCAGCATTTGAATCTGTAGAAGACGACTTAGATTGGTCTAAAGTATATCCTGAATTAGGAGAAGAAGGTATTATTGTTGAGCAAAAAGAAAAAGTTGGTGCAGAAGGTATGTTGTCTCAAAAATTAGATAATTTATTACAAGAAGCAAAAATAGATTCTAATTTAATGGCTAGTTTGGGTGCAAGCATGAAAAACTTTCAAGGAGCAGCAGAAGGTTTATCAGCAGCTTCAGAATCTATTTCATCAACCAATAAATACAATGAGCAAGTTTCTATGGCAGCAGTGCAAATGGAGTCTTTAAACAATTTATATAAAGTTCAAGTAGAAAATACGACCAAGCAAACAGAATTAAATTCTGCTGTTGTAGAAAATACAGAAAGATTAAAAGATCAAATGGATTCTTTAGCAAAAAACTTATCTTCTTTAAATGGAGTTTATGGAAACATGCTTTCTGCAATGTCTAGCAAATAA
- a CDS encoding DUF5053 domain-containing protein, which yields MEITKQKKSMKSLMWDIIVDISWANISKKYFGKSRSWLSQKMNGLDGNGSNIEFSEEEKETLKKALYDLSNRIKICADKL from the coding sequence ATGGAAATTACAAAACAAAAAAAGTCAATGAAATCCTTAATGTGGGATATAATTGTTGATATATCTTGGGCAAATATTTCTAAAAAATATTTTGGAAAATCTAGATCTTGGTTAAGTCAAAAAATGAATGGTTTAGACGGAAATGGCTCGAATATCGAGTTTTCTGAAGAAGAAAAAGAAACTTTAAAAAAAGCGTTATACGATTTGTCTAATCGAATTAAAATATGTGCAGATAAATTATAA
- a CDS encoding DUF983 domain-containing protein translates to MMFKKGTKLYSIVNGKCPKCHEGKFFKYGVTFNPSKITTIHTHCSECNLKYMLEPSFFYGAMYINYGITVAISIAVFIITKLFIGLNLLESFLSVLGALIVLAPLNLRMARIIWINMFVGYDKDAATKKN, encoded by the coding sequence ATGATGTTTAAAAAGGGAACAAAATTATACAGTATTGTAAATGGGAAATGTCCTAAATGTCATGAGGGTAAATTCTTTAAATATGGGGTTACTTTTAACCCTTCTAAAATTACAACAATTCATACACATTGCTCTGAATGTAATTTAAAATACATGTTAGAGCCGTCTTTTTTTTACGGAGCAATGTATATAAATTACGGAATTACAGTGGCTATTTCAATAGCTGTATTTATTATTACAAAACTATTTATTGGTTTAAATTTATTAGAATCTTTTTTAAGTGTTTTAGGTGCGCTTATTGTTTTGGCGCCTTTAAACTTAAGAATGGCTAGAATTATTTGGATAAATATGTTTGTTGGGTATGATAAAGATGCAGCAACTAAAAAAAATTAG
- the gldM gene encoding gliding motility protein GldM yields MAGGKVSARQKMINLMYLVFIAMLAMQMDKEVLSAFGFMNEKLEANNISTTEENNAAYANLAVKASEQAAKFGELNKQAKQIKQYSSDFYAYLGDLKTKMTADLEDKTAYESMDKTEFLNSYFFAGDTYTEEGQEFLKKINDYRSNLIDVVGEDSKFSSTIKNRFSTDPVINSKTGIEVEWLKARYEGFPLVASLTNLTQMQADIKNTESDIVTALLGGQMEEALSLNNYTGIVRLDKSAYFAGERVKGEVVLGRYDASLVPDKVTLNGADATKSVKNGQVVIDMPAGNVGEKEIKGTIFFTENGEKIPVTFESKYSVIAEPSSAVVSADKMNVVYRGLDNPISVSLPGVGDNNLNVSASGGSLSGSNGKYSIRPGSGDIATINVSAKLSSGNTVNSKATFRVKDIPAAMGSVREQYGVVRMPTSGLANSPISAGLPDFEFDLTIRVQSFKIKVPGELTIIVNGTTLNAAAKKALSKAGRGDQINIYDIQATANGVPLKKVLPVTIELTN; encoded by the coding sequence ATGGCAGGAGGAAAAGTTTCAGCAAGGCAGAAAATGATTAACTTAATGTATCTTGTTTTCATTGCAATGTTAGCAATGCAAATGGATAAAGAAGTTTTATCAGCTTTCGGTTTTATGAACGAAAAGTTAGAGGCAAATAACATCTCTACAACAGAAGAGAATAATGCAGCGTATGCAAATTTAGCAGTAAAAGCATCTGAACAAGCTGCGAAATTTGGCGAGTTAAATAAGCAAGCAAAACAAATAAAACAATATTCATCAGATTTTTATGCGTATTTAGGCGATTTAAAAACCAAGATGACAGCAGATTTAGAAGATAAAACAGCTTATGAATCTATGGATAAAACTGAGTTTTTAAACTCTTACTTTTTTGCAGGTGATACATACACTGAAGAAGGACAAGAATTTTTAAAAAAAATTAATGATTACAGATCTAATTTAATTGATGTGGTTGGTGAGGATAGTAAATTTTCATCAACAATAAAAAATAGATTTTCTACAGATCCAGTTATCAATAGTAAAACAGGTATTGAAGTAGAATGGTTAAAAGCACGTTATGAAGGTTTCCCTTTAGTGGCTTCTTTAACAAATCTTACGCAAATGCAAGCGGATATTAAAAATACAGAATCCGATATTGTGACTGCTTTATTAGGTGGGCAGATGGAAGAGGCTTTATCGTTAAACAATTATACTGGTATTGTACGTTTAGATAAAAGTGCTTATTTTGCTGGAGAACGTGTAAAAGGAGAAGTTGTTTTGGGAAGATATGATGCTTCTTTAGTGCCAGATAAAGTTACTTTAAACGGAGCAGACGCAACAAAATCTGTAAAAAATGGTCAGGTAGTTATTGACATGCCTGCAGGAAATGTTGGCGAAAAAGAAATAAAAGGAACCATATTTTTTACCGAAAATGGTGAAAAAATTCCTGTAACTTTTGAAAGTAAATATTCTGTAATTGCAGAACCAAGTTCGGCTGTAGTTTCTGCAGATAAAATGAATGTTGTGTATAGAGGATTAGACAATCCTATTTCTGTATCATTACCTGGAGTTGGAGATAATAATTTAAATGTTTCAGCTTCTGGAGGAAGTTTATCAGGTAGTAATGGTAAATATAGTATTAGACCAGGCTCAGGAGATATTGCAACCATAAACGTAAGCGCAAAATTAAGTAGTGGAAATACTGTGAACTCTAAAGCGACATTTAGAGTTAAAGATATTCCTGCAGCAATGGGTTCAGTTCGTGAGCAATATGGAGTGGTAAGAATGCCAACCTCTGGTTTAGCAAACTCACCAATATCAGCAGGTTTACCAGATTTTGAATTTGATTTAACTATTAGAGTACAAAGTTTTAAAATTAAAGTTCCTGGAGAATTAACAATTATAGTAAATGGTACAACTTTAAATGCAGCCGCTAAAAAAGCATTAAGTAAAGCTGGTAGAGGAGATCAAATTAATATTTACGATATCCAAGCAACAGCAAATGGAGTGCCGCTTAAAAAAGTATTACCAGTTACGATAGAGTTAACAAACTAG